Proteins encoded together in one Triticum dicoccoides isolate Atlit2015 ecotype Zavitan chromosome 7B, WEW_v2.0, whole genome shotgun sequence window:
- the LOC119339656 gene encoding basic endochitinase A-like gives MAGSKISYRDGALHPLGSIQLSHNYNYGPAGRAIGVDLLRNPDLVATDPTVSFKTAMWFWMTAQVPKPSSHAVITGQWSPPGTDRAAGRVPGFGVITNIVNGGIECGHGQDSRVADRIGFYKRYCDILRVGYGDNLDCYNQRPFA, from the exons ATGGCAGGATCGAAAATTTCTTACAGGGAT GGGGCACTGCACCCATTGGGGTCGATCCAGCTCTCCCACAACTACAACTACGGGCCGGCAGGCCGGGCCATTGGGGTCGATCTGCTGCGCAACCCAGACCTGGTGGCCACGGACCCGACAGTGTCGTTTAAGACAGCGATGTGGTTTTGGATGACGGCGCAGGTGCCAAAGCCGTCGAGCCATGCCGTGATCACGGGCCAATGGAGCCCACCAGGGACGGACCGGGCTGCGGGGCGGGTGCCCGGGTTTGGCGTGATCACCAACATCGTCAATGGCGGGATTGAGTGCGGGCATGGGCAGGACAGCCGAGTCGCCGATCGGATAGGGTTTTACAAGCGCTACTGTGACATTCTCAGAGTTGGCTATGGCGACAACCTCGACTGCTACAACCAGAGGCCCTTCGCTTAA
- the LOC119335810 gene encoding basic endochitinase A: MRAFALFAVLAMAATMAVAEQCGSQAGGATCPNCLCCSRFGWCGSTSDYCGDGCQSQCSGCGGSTPVTPTPSGGGGVSSIVSRALFDRMLLHRNDGACQAKGFYTYDAFVAAAGAFPGFGTTGSTDTRKREVAAFLAQTSHETTGGWATAPDGAFAWGYCFKQERGATSNYCTPSAQWPCAPGKSYYGRGPIQLSHNYNYGPAGRAIGVDLLRNPDLVATDPTVSFKTAMWFWMTAQAPKPSSHAVITGQWSPSGTDRAAGRVPGFGVITNIINGGIECGHGQDSRVADRIGFYKRYCDILRVGYGDNLDCYNQRPFA; this comes from the coding sequence ATGAGAGCGTTCGCGCTGTTTGCCGTGCTTGCCATGGcggccaccatggccgtcgccgagCAGTGCGGCTCCCAGGCCGGCGGGGCGACCTGCCCCAACTGCCTCTGCTGCAGCCGCTTCGGCTGGTGCGGCTCCACCTCGGACTACTGCGGCGACGGATGCCAGAGCCAGTGCTCCGGCTGCGGCGGCAGCACGCCCGTCACTCCCACTCcctccggcggtggcggcgtgTCCTCCATCGTCTCCCGCGCCCTCTTCGACCGCATGCTGCTGCACCGCAACGACGGCGCCTGCCAGGCCAAGGGCTTCTACACCTACGACGCCTTCGTCGCCGCCGCGGGCGCCTTCCCGGGCTTCGGCACCACGGGCAGCACCGACACCCGGAAGCGCGAGGTGGCCGCCTTCCTGGCCCAGACCTCCCACGAGACCACCGGTGGGTGGGCGACGGCGCCGGACGGAGCCTTCGCCTGGGGCTACTGCTTCAAGCAGGAGCGTGGCGCCACCTCCAACTACTGCACTCCGAGCGCGCAATGGCCGTGTGCCCCAGGGAAGAGCTATTACGGCCGTGGGCCGATCCAGCTCTCCCACAACTACAACTACGGGCCGGCAGGCCGGGCCATTGGGGTCGATCTGCTGCGCAACCCAGACCTGGTGGCCACGGACCCGACAGTGTCGTTTAAGACGGCGATGTGGTTCTGGATGACGGCGCAGGCGCCAAAGCCGTCGAGCCATGCGGTGATCACGGGCCAGTGGAGCCCATCAGGGACGGACCGGGCTGCAGGGCGGGTGCCCGGGTTTGGCGTGATCACCAACATTATCAATGGCGGGATTGAGTGCGGGCATGGGCAGGACAGCCGAGTTGCCGATCGGATAGGGTTTTACAAGCGCTACTGTGACATTCTCAGAGTTGGCTATGGCGATAACCTCGACTGCTACAACCAGAGGCCCTTCGCTTAA
- the LOC119340038 gene encoding ATP-dependent zinc metalloprotease FTSH 1, chloroplastic-like — MAPPSLSSSHLLITASLPKPSSIRPPRLPVSSRPVPALLLALAASPAFPALAVDAPAPQEAAAPQLQLQAEAPTPAANPFADTLLTAPKPGSATQAADIPDGGQWRYSEFLAAVKKGKVERVRFSKDGGMLQLTAVDGRRASVVVPNDPDLIDILATNGVDISVAEGDAAGPGGFLAFVGNLLFPFIAFAGLFFLFRRAQGGPGGGPGGMGGPMDFGRSKSKFQEVPETGVTFQDVAGADQAKLELQEVVDFLKNPDKYTALGAKIPKGCLLVGPPGTGKTLLARAVAGEAGVPFFSCAASEFVELFVGVGASRVRDLFEKAKAKAPCIVFIDEIDAVGRQRGAGMGGGNDEREQTINQLLTEMDGFSGNSGVIVLAATNRPDVLDSALLRPGRFDRQVTVDRPDVAGRVRILEVHSRGKALAKDVDFDKVARRTPGFTGADLQNLMNEAAILAARRDLKEISKDEISDALERIIAGPEKKNAVVSEQKRKLVAYHEAGHALVGALMPEYDPVAKISIIPRGQAGGLTFFAPSEERLESGLYSRSYLENQMAVALGGRVAEEVIFGQDNVTTGASSDFMQVSRVARQMVERFGFSKKIGQVAIGSSGGNPFLGQQMSSQKDYSMATADIVDAEVRELVETAYSRATQIINTHIDILHRLANLLIEKETVDGEEFMSLFIDGQAELFVA; from the exons ATGGCGCCCCcttccctctcctcctcccacctCCTCATCACCGCGTCCCTCCCCAAGCCCTCCTCCATCCGGCCGCCGCGCCTCCCGGTCTCCTCCCGGCCCGTGCCCGCCCTGCTCCTCGcgctcgccgcctcgccggcctTCCCCGCCCTCGCCGTCGATGCCCCCGCGCCGCAGGAGGCGGCGGCCCCGCAGCTGCAGCTGCAGGCCGAGGCGCCGACGCCCGCCGCGAACCCCTTCGCCGACACCCTGCTCACCGCGCCCAAGCCCGGGTCGGCGACCCAGGCCGCCGACATCCCCGACGGCGGCCAGTGGCGCTACAGCGAGTTCCTCGCGGCCGTCAAGAAGGGCAAGGTCGAGCGCGTGCGCTTCTCCAAGGACGGCGGCATGCTGCAGCTCACGGCCGTCGACGGCCGCCGCGCCTCCGTCGTCGTGCCCAACGACCCCGACCTCATCGACATCCTCGCCACCAACGGCGTCGACATCTCCGTCGCCGAGGGCGACGCCGCGGGGCCGGGGGGGTTCCTCGCCTTCGTGGGGAACCTGCTCTTCCCCTTCATCGCCTTCGCggggctcttcttcctcttccgccGCGCGCAGGGCGGGCCGGGCGGCGGCCCCGGCGGGATGGGCGGGCCCATGGACTTCGGCCGCTCCAAGAGCAAGTTCCAGGAGGTGCCCGAGACCGGGGTCACCTTCCAGGACGTCGCCGGCGCCGACCAGGCCAAGCTCGAGCTGCAGGAGGTGGTGGATTTCCTCAAGAACCCCGACAAGTACACCGCGCTCGGGGCCAAGATCCCCAAGGGCTGCCTGCTCGTCGGCCCGCCCGGGACCGGCAAGACGCTGCTCGCCCGGGCCGTCGCCGGGGAGGCCGGggtgcccttcttctcctgcgccGCGTCTGAGTTCGTCGAGCTCTTCGTCGGCGTCGGCGCGTCCAGGGTGAGGGACCTCTtcgagaaggccaaggccaaggcgcCCTGCATCGTCTTCATCGATGAGATTGACGCCGTCGGGAGGCAGCGTGGTGCCGGAATGGGTGGGGGGAACGATGAGAGGGAGCAGACCATTAACCAGCTGCTCACGGAGATGGACGGCTTCTCCGGAAACAGCGGTGTCATCGTGCTCGCCGCGACCAACAGGCCGGATGTGCTCGACTCGGCGCTTCTGCGGCCAGGGCGGTTTGATCGGCAGGTCACCGTCGACCGTCCGGATGTCGCCGGCCGTGTCAGGATCCTCGAG GTTCACTCCAGAGGAAAGGCATTGGCGAAGGATGTAGACTTTGATAAGGTTGCCAGAAGGACACCTGGTTTCACCGGTGCTGATCTTCAGAACTTGATGAATGAGGCTGCCATCCTTGCCGCTCGTCGTGATCTGAAGGAGATAAGCAAGGACGAGATCTCTGATGCTCTGGAGAGGATCATTGCTGGGCCTGAGAAGAAGAATGCAGTTGTttcagaacagaagaggaagcttgTGGCTTACCATG AGGCTGGACATGCCCTCGTCGGTGCCCTGATGCCTGAATATGACCCTGTTGCCAAGATTTCCATCATTCCTCGTGGTCAAGCTGGTGGGCTCACGTTCTTTGCTCCAAGCGAAGAGAGGCTCGAGTCTGGGCTGTACAGCAGGAGCTACCTAGAGAACCAAATGGCTGTGGCACTTGGTGGCAG GGTTGCCGAGGAGGTGATCTTTGGGCAAGACAATGTGACAACCGGGGCATCCAGCGACTTCATGCAGGTCTCACGTGTCGCCAGACAAATGGTTGAAAGGTTTGGGTTCAGCAAGAAGATTGGGCAAGTCGCCATCGGGTCATCTGGTGGAAACCCTTTCTTGGGCCAGCAG ATGTCGAGCCAGAAGGACTACTCGATGGCCACGGCGGACATCGTAGACGCCGAGGTAAGGGAACTCGTGGAGACGGCCTACTCGCGCGCGACGCAGATCATCAACACCCACATCGACATCCTCCACAGGCTCGCCAACCTCCTCATCGAGAAGGAGACCGTGGACGGGGAGGAGTTCATGAGCCTCTTCATCGACGGGCAGGCAGAGCTGTTCGTCGCATAA